A stretch of Rhododendron vialii isolate Sample 1 chromosome 4a, ASM3025357v1 DNA encodes these proteins:
- the LOC131324429 gene encoding phosphoribosylglycinamide formyltransferase, chloroplastic isoform X1 gives MEARSFISGFCSNPIINNPIQNPSKASFPAVPSYSNQVSFKTLYSLSWKLDSCEYKLRCRSSLQKVEAVSGDTEGLKSGDRKKNLAVFVSGGGSNFRSIHEAIVEGSVEGEIVVLVTNKPGCGGAEYARDNNIPVILFPGMKEQPDVLSANDLVTTLRRYKIDFILLAGYLKLIPVELVRAYPRSILNIHPSLLPAFGGKGYYGMKVHQAVIASGARYSGPTIHFVDEHYDTGRILAQRVVPVLANDTADELAARVLQQEHQLYVEVAEALCEERIVWREDGVPLIRNKENPSYYK, from the exons ATGGAAGCTCGAAGCTTTATTTCTGGGTTTTGCTCAAACCCCATCATCAACAACccaattcaaaaccctagcaaaGCATCTTTTCCTGCAGTACCCTCTTATTCAAATCAGGTGTCCTTCAAAaccctttactctctctcttggaAACTTGATTCGTGTGAATACAAGCTTCGGTGTAGAAGTAGTTTACAAAAGGTAGAGGCTGTTTCTGGTGATACGGAGGGTCTGAAATCTGGGGATAGGAAGAAAAATTTGGCAGTTTTCGTCTCCGGTGGTGGTTCGAATTTCCGGTCCATTCACGAGGCCATTGTTGAAGGATCAGTAGAAGGAGAGATTGTTGTTTTGGTCACAAACAAACCTG GTTGTGGAGGTGCGGAATATGCGAGGGATAACAACATTCCTGTTATTTTATTCCCTGGAATGAAGGAACAACCTGACGTTCTCTCTGCCAATGACCTTGTCACTACTCTTAG GAGATACAAGATTGACTTCATTCTATTAGCTGGATACTTAAAACTTATACCAGTTGAATTAGTCCGCGCCTATCCAAGATCAATCTTAAACATTCATCCCTCACTTCTTCCAGCTTTCGGGGGCAAAGGTTATTATGGTATGAAGGTGCATCAAGCAGTAATTGCTTCTGGAGCAAG ATATTCAGGTCCGACAATTCATTTCGTTGATGAGCACTATGACACAGGACGTATCCTAGCTCAAAGAGTTGTACCTGTACTCGCTAATGATACAGCGGATGAGCTGGCTGCAAGGGTTCTTCAGCAG GAACACCAATTATATGTTGAGGTAGCAGAAGCGTTGTGCGAAGAGCGAATAGTATGGAGGGAAGATGGTGTCCCACTTATCCGAAACAAAGAAAACCCTAGTTACTACAAGTAA
- the LOC131324429 gene encoding phosphoribosylglycinamide formyltransferase, chloroplastic isoform X2, protein MEARSFISGFCSNPIINNPIQNPSKASFPAVPSYSNQVSFKTLYSLSWKLDSCEYKLRCRSSLQKVEAVSGDTEGLKSGDRKKNLAVFVSGGGSNFRSIHEAIVEGSVEGEIVVLVTNKPGCGGAEYARDNNIPVILFPGMKEQPDVLSANDLVTTLRRYKIDFILLAGYLKLIPVELVRAYPRSILNIHPSLLPAFGGKGYYGMKVHQAVIASGARYSGPTIHFVDEHYDTGRILAQRVVPVLANDTADELAARVLQQG, encoded by the exons ATGGAAGCTCGAAGCTTTATTTCTGGGTTTTGCTCAAACCCCATCATCAACAACccaattcaaaaccctagcaaaGCATCTTTTCCTGCAGTACCCTCTTATTCAAATCAGGTGTCCTTCAAAaccctttactctctctcttggaAACTTGATTCGTGTGAATACAAGCTTCGGTGTAGAAGTAGTTTACAAAAGGTAGAGGCTGTTTCTGGTGATACGGAGGGTCTGAAATCTGGGGATAGGAAGAAAAATTTGGCAGTTTTCGTCTCCGGTGGTGGTTCGAATTTCCGGTCCATTCACGAGGCCATTGTTGAAGGATCAGTAGAAGGAGAGATTGTTGTTTTGGTCACAAACAAACCTG GTTGTGGAGGTGCGGAATATGCGAGGGATAACAACATTCCTGTTATTTTATTCCCTGGAATGAAGGAACAACCTGACGTTCTCTCTGCCAATGACCTTGTCACTACTCTTAG GAGATACAAGATTGACTTCATTCTATTAGCTGGATACTTAAAACTTATACCAGTTGAATTAGTCCGCGCCTATCCAAGATCAATCTTAAACATTCATCCCTCACTTCTTCCAGCTTTCGGGGGCAAAGGTTATTATGGTATGAAGGTGCATCAAGCAGTAATTGCTTCTGGAGCAAG ATATTCAGGTCCGACAATTCATTTCGTTGATGAGCACTATGACACAGGACGTATCCTAGCTCAAAGAGTTGTACCTGTACTCGCTAATGATACAGCGGATGAGCTGGCTGCAAGGGTTCTTCAGCAG GGTTGA